In Oryza glaberrima chromosome 8, OglaRS2, whole genome shotgun sequence, the following are encoded in one genomic region:
- the LOC127781810 gene encoding putative kinase-like protein TMKL1 encodes MRSVMMCCLLLLLVSAAAGAEGKSEVALLLERVKPALQGEGEVGGNAQLATWTASTPLCQWRGLRWSTAATLPRELPCGNLSAGLAHHPVPDDLLLLLSIRLPASALAGHLPPELAAFSALSSIFLAHNSLSGPIPLALGNAPALSLLDLASNRLSGSLPLSIWNLCSGNARLSLLRLHGNALHGPIPDPAALAPNTTCDALSLLDLSANRLSGPFPSSLVTTAFPALRSLDLSDNRLHGPIPHGLAPIHSLNLSYNNFSGQLPPDLASLPPDAFLANSPALCGPPLPHHCLPSNPLTSSAVAAIVIALMAAAVVLASLSIGWAQGRWRRAPLPPEEGTLTEDGEGKLVVFQGGEHLTLEEVLNATGQVVNKASYCTVYKAKLAEGGGSIELRLLREGCCKDAESCAPAVRRIGRARHDNLVPLRAFYQGRRGEKLLVYDYFPGNRTLHELLHGHGEQSQGMRPALTWARRHKIALGVARALAYVHAGHGEAHGSVRSSNVLVDEWFVARVAEYAVHRLLVAAAVGKADGYRAPELQSRGRCSPRTDVYAFGILLLELLMGRKASGELPAVVKAAVLEEVTMMEVFDAEVARGVRSPAEEGLLQALKLAMGCCAPVAAARPTMAEVVRQLEEVRPRNSSRPSAIYSPAEPRSDAGTPTAAVV; translated from the coding sequence ATGAGATCTGTGATGATgtgctgcctcctcctcctcctggtctCTGCCGCTGCCGGGGCCGAGGGCAAGTCGGAGGTGGCGCTCCTCCTGGAGCGCGTGAAGCCGGCGCTGCAGGGGGAGGGCGAAGTAGGAGGGAACGCGCAGCTGGCCACCTGGACCGCCTCCACCCCGCTCTGCCAGTGGCGCGGCCTCCGCtggtccaccgccgccaccctcccccgCGAGCTCCCCTGCGGCAACCTCTCTGCAGGCCTCGCCCACCACCCGGTCCCggacgacctcctcctcctcctctccatccgcctcccggcctccgccctcgccggccacctcccTCCCGAACTCGCCGCTTTCTCCGCCCTCTCCTCCATCTTCCTCGCCCACAACTCCCTCTCCGGGCCCATCCCCCTCGCCCTCGGCAACGCCCccgccctctccctccttgACCTCGCCTCCAACCGCCTCTCCGGCTCCCTCCCGCTCTCCATCTGGAACCTCTGCAGCGGCAACGCCcgtctctccctcctccgcctccacggcAACGCCCTCCACGGCCCAATCCCCGaccccgccgccctcgcccccAACACCACCTGCGACGCCCTCAGCCTCCTCGACCTCTCCGCCAACCGCCTCTCCggccccttcccctcctccctagTCACCACCGCCTTCCCCGCCCTCCGCTCCCTCGACCTCTCCGACAACCGCCTCCACGGTCCCATCCCGCACGGCCTCGCCCCCATCCACTCCCTCAACCTCTCCTACAACAACTTCTCCGGCCAACTTCCCCCCGACCTCGCCTCTCTGCCGCCCGACGCCTTCCTCGCCAACAGCCCCGCGCTCTGCGGCCCGCCGCTGCCCCACCACTGCCTCCCCAGCAACCccctcacctcctccgccgtcgccgccatcgtcattgccctcatggccgccgccgtcgtcctggCTTCCCTCTCCATCGGCTGGGCGCAGGGCCGTTGGAGGCGAGCGCCTTTGCCGCCGGAGGAAGGGACACTCACGGAGGACGGCGAGGGGAAGCTGGTGGTGTTCCAGGGCGGGGAGCACCTCACGCTGGAGGAGGTGCTCAACGCCACGGGGCAGGTGGTCAACAAGGCCAGCTACTGCACCGTCTACAAGGCCAAgctggcggagggcggcggcagcatcgAGCTGCGCCTCCTCCGCGAGGGCTGCTGCAAGGACGCCGAGTCGTGCGCGCCGGCGGTGCGCCGCATCGGCCGCGCGCGCCACGACAACCTGGTTCCGCTGCGCGCCTTCTACCAGGGGCGCCGCGGAGAGAAGCTGCTGGTGTACGACTACTTCCCCGGCAACCGGACGCTCCACGAGCTCCTCCACGGCCACGGGGAGCAGAGCCAGGGGATGAGGCCGGCGTtgacgtgggcgcggcggcacaAGATCGCGCTGGGCGTGGCGCGCGCGTTGGCGTACGTGCACGCGGGGCACGGCGAGGCGCACGGCAGCGTGCGCTCGTCCAACGTGCTGGTGGACGAGTGGTTCGTGGCGAGGGTGGCGGAGTACGCAGTGCACCggctgctggtggcggcggcggtggggaaggcGGACGGGTACAGGGCGCCGGAGCTGCAGTCGAGGGGGAGGTGCAGCCCGCGGACGGACGTGTACGCGTTCGGGATATTGCTGCTGGAGCTGCTGATGGGGCGGAAGGCGTCGGGAGAGCTGCCGGCGGTGGTGAAGGCGGCGGTGCTGGAGGAGGTGACGATGATGGAGGTGTTCGACGCGGAGGTGGCGCGCGGGGTGCGTAGCCCCGCGGAGGAGGGGCTGCTTCAGGCGCTGAAGCTGGCGATGGGGTGCTGCGCGCCGGTGGCTGCGGCAAGGCCCACCATGGCGGAGGTGgtgcggcagctggaggaggtcCGGCCCCGGAACAGCAGCCGGCCGTCGGCGATCTACAGCCCCGCCGAGCCCAGGAGCGACGCCGgcacgcccaccgccgccgtcgtctaa